Proteins encoded within one genomic window of Cucumis sativus cultivar 9930 chromosome 3, Cucumber_9930_V3, whole genome shotgun sequence:
- the LOC101205952 gene encoding transcription factor HY5 has product MQGRASAATVSRMRSSSERSSSSAFQLDVKEDIGAESDEEEISRVPQICGNSGSTVGISAPGKAPASDSVRSRGRSAAEKESKRLKRLLRNRVSAQQARERKKVYLSELEERATNLEKKNSELEEKLSTLQNENQMLRHILKNTTTNKRSDGDAAKS; this is encoded by the exons ATGCAGGGACGAGCCTCCGCCGCCACCGTCAGTCGTATGCGCTCGAGTAGTGAAAGATCGTCTAGCTCCGCTTTTCAACTTGATGTTAAAGAAg ATATAGGAGCGGAGAGTGATGAGGAGGAGATAAGTAGAGTTCCGCAGATCTGCGGCAACTCCGGCTCCACAGTCGGCATTTCAGCGCCAGGTAAAGCGCCTGCATCAGATAGCGTAAGGAGCAGAGGACGAAGTGCGGCTgagaaagaaagcaaaaggCTGAAGAG ATTGTTAAGGAACAGAGTTTCAGCACAACAAGCaagggaaaggaaaaaggTGTACTTAAGCGAGTTGGAAGAAAGGGCAACaaatttggagaagaagaattcGGAGCTTGAAGAGAAGTTGTCCACGTTACAAAATGAGAATCAAATGCTTAGACAC ATACTAAAGAACACAACAACCAACAAGAGAAGTGATGGCGACGCTGCTAAATCCTAA
- the LOC101218040 gene encoding protein OVEREXPRESSOR OF CATIONIC PEROXIDASE 3: MFLSAPATAPEALPGSPSISDRGRFFFRRRPFPSNFTLLHRPPVCRTLSLTFARRRNQNSSVSSSSSSSKKKKRNLIPKEARDEEEDVEEDALELLFSQLEEDLKNDASSLDEGEDDEFSEEDLARLERELGLALGIDVDEEEEEAEEEEEEEEEEEDDDDGDDEDDEEEEMPVKLKNWQLRRLALALKKGRRKTSIKSLAAELCLDRTVVLELLREPPPNLLMLSASLPDTPKPSIIETKTLQTTDEEPLVVDTAKEEEVTKVPVHVMQQSWAAQKRLKKVQIETLERVYRRTKRPTNAMISSIVQVTNLPRKRIVKWFEDKRVEDGVPDPRLPFDRSSPQSA; encoded by the exons ATGTTTCTTTCGGCACCGGCGACGGCACCGGAAGCACTTCCAGGTTCGCCGTCGATTTCTGACCGAGGTAGATTCTTCTTTCGACGCCGGCCTTTTCCATCCAATTTTACTCTTCTGCATCGTCCTCCGGTTTGTCGCACTCTGTCGCTCACATTTGCTCGCCGTCGGAACCAAAATTCATCTGTCAGCTCGTCTTCATCATCTTcgaagaaaaagaag agAAATTTGATTCCGAAAGAAGCTAGGGACGAGGAGGAGGATGTAGAGGAGGATGCTCTTGAGTTGTTGTTTAGTCAACTGGAAGAAGATCTCAAGAATGACGCGTCTTCCTTGGATGAGGGTGAAGACGATGAATTTAGCGAAGAGGACCTTGCCAGACTTGAGCGCGAGCTAGGGTTAGCTCTTGGCATCGatgttgatgaagaagaagaagaagcagaagaagaagaagaagaagaagaagaagaagaagatgacgACGACGGCGacgatgaagatgatgaagaagaggaaatgcCTGTAAAACTAAAGAACTGGCAACTTCGACGACTAGCCTTGGCTTTGAAGAAAGGCCGCCGTAAAACGAGC ATCAAGAGTCTTGCTGCTGAACTTTGTCTCGACAGGACCGTCGTTCTCGAGTTGCTTCGCGAACCACCACCCAATCTTCTGATGTTGAGTGCTAGTCTTCCAGACACTCCTAAACCATCaattatagaaactaaaaCCTTACAAACTACTGATGAAGAACCCCTAGTAGTAGACACTGCAAAAGAGGAGGAAGTGACGAAGGTGCCTGTTCATGTCATGCAACAGAGCTGGGCTGCTCAAAAGAGACTGAAGAAGGTTCAGATTGAAACTCTTGAAAGAGTTTATAGAAGAACAAAGCGGCCAACT AACGCAATGATTAGTAGCATCGTCCAAGTGACAAATCTGCCTCGCAAAAGAATAGTGAAATGGTTTGAAGATAAGCGAGTTGAAGATGGAGTTCCTGATCCACGCCTACCTTTTGATCGGTCTTCTCCTCAATCTGCTTGA
- the LOC101217803 gene encoding uncharacterized protein LOC101217803: protein MIYNQLQRLFFISRLKHLTNTRCGASQSNSMLYHSAEDSSAVQEVLPSEWYEKAFGKIKKLSCKLRNVDLMDGRVVNASDDSTISDERIEQEMRTFKSLVRILIGSPSAQRRITEIAGSSSINCQPHAWFRNSSEREAMVVDSLTKVCNILGVTVQQRKLVRHTICPQVTQHHIWTGALDQILKELNLELLPLSHRSTDKGIKMSLQIVSSCLKFLDTATNSNVHFSSWIRPAPSRTVVKSSPPPRWEDMLEMFNDLIGYLKDEKSLVHYVTKLEVMKEGLSQIKDVWSDRSIGFREAKLQESLVQKKLSKTLGHSSRCLFTLLLYYLFGHFRDIEVDFCGGLLKGDGNDKFLLFMGRVLSCDEEKIVWNGVRQLDRAMGIFKLVWETAGMKGELGLEGHLFCVGTEVRQLSYKGNAYLLHEIKL, encoded by the exons ATGATTTATAATCAGTTGCAGAGGCTGTTTTTCATCTCTCGCTTAAAGCATCTCACTAACACAAGATGTGGGGCTTCACAATCAAATTCTATGCTGTATCATTCCGCAGAGGACTCCTCCGCCGTTCAAGAGGTGTTACCGTCTGAATGGTACGAGAAGGCTTTTGGGAAGATAAAGAAATTGAGCTGTAAGTTGAGGAATGTGGATTTGATGGATGGACGAGTTGTGAATGCTAGTGATGATTCGACCATTAGCGATGAGCGTATTGAACAGGAAATGCGCACTTTCAAGTCCCTTGTAAGAATCTTGATTGGTTCTCCATCTGCTCAGAGGAGAATAACAGAGATAGCTGGATCGAGTTCTATAAATTGTCAGCCTCACGCATGGTTCAGAAATTCAAGTGAACGAGAGGCTATGGTTGTTGATTCACTCACCAAGGTGTGCAACATCCTCGGGGTCACAGTCCAGCAAAGGAAACTGGTGCGCCACACCATATGCCCACAG GTTACACAGCATCACATTTGGACTGGTGCATTGGATCAAATACTGAAAGAGTTAAATTTGGAGTTGCTTCCATTATCTCATCGCTCAACCGACAAAGGGATCAAAATGTCGCTTCAGATAGTTTCAAGTTGCCTAAAGTTTTTGGATACTGCCACCAATTCAAATGTTCACTTCTCTTCATGGATTCGACCAGCGCCATCACGAACGGTAGTCAAGTCATCTCCACCGCCAAGATGGGAAGACATGCTCGAGATGTTCAACGATCTGATCGGCTATCTGAAAGACGAGAAGAGTTTGGTCCATTATGTAACAAAGCTCGAGGTTATGAAAGAAGGGCTTTCCCAAATCAAAGATGTGTGGAGTGATAGAAGCATTGGATTTAGGGAAGCCAAACTTCAAGAAAGCTTGGTGCAAAAGAAGCTTTCAAAGACATTGGGGCACTCATCCAGGTGCTTGTTCACCCTTTTACTATACTATCTTTTTGGGCATTTTAGGGATATTGAAGTGGATTTTTGTGGTGGGTTGTTGAAGGGTGATGGGAATGACAAGTTTTTGTTGTTCATGGGGAGGGTTTTGAGCTGTGATGAAGAGAAAATTGTATGGAATGGGGTGAGGCAGCTTGATAGAGCAATGGGGATTTTTAAACTTGTTTGGGAAACAGCTGGAATGAAGGGAGAATTGGGATTGGAAGGCCATTTATTCTGTGTTGGGACTGAGGTTAGGCAGCTTAGTTATAAAGGAAATGCTTATTTATTAcatgaaatcaaattataa
- the LOC101217565 gene encoding U-box domain-containing protein 8, which produces MSVASFQSSSSMRSMSVATAHKTITECMAGARSDAHEVQEKALQNLVTITQVSPLHRNLLVQVDGSISTLIGLSKSSSSTIQSLSLSILFNLSLNHDMKKLLASMETIYHLNTLISLGSPDTVKLSSSLICSLAMLDKNKAKFGVAGTIQLLVRALKVPNIPAAHHLLCSLAELGQFHGNCTVAVRSGAIQVLISVVESTSGEDLAGTALVVLGLLARFEEGLRALIKTDRIVISMVNVLKGRCMLSKEGATEILLRLFDESEGCLSDASKLPEFFGVIADLSVRGSAKARERASLLMNKIMNSDFDSYSNSDSVYSQWL; this is translated from the coding sequence ATGTCAGTTGCATCTTTCcagtcttcttcttccatgaGATCCATGAGTGTTGCTACTGCACATAAAACCATAACAGAGTGTATGGCGGGGGCTCGGTCAGATGCTCACGAAGTTCAAGAAAAGGCTCTTCAAAACTTGGTCACCATTACTCAGGTTAGTCCTCTACACAGGAACTTGCTTGTACAAGTAGATGGATCGATTTCAACTCTTATTGGTCTTTCCAAATCATCTTCCTCTACCATCCAATCTCTTTCACTGTCAATTCTCTTCAACCTCTCTCTGAACCATGACATGAAAAAGCTTCTTGCATCAATGGAAACCATCTACCATCTCAATACACTTATATCTCTTGGCTCCCCCGACACTGTCAAGCTATCGTCCTCATTGATTTGCAGCCTTGCAATGTTAGACAAAAACAAAGCTAAGTTTGGTGTAGCAGGGACAATACAACTATTGGTTAGAGCACTTAAAGTTCCCAACATTCCTGCTGCCCATCACCTTCTCTGTTCCTTAGCTGAACTAGGCCAGTTTCACGGGAACTGCACTGTGGCAGTTCGATCCGGAGCCATCCAAGTTCTTATCAGTGTAGTGGAGAGTACTAGCGGTGAGGATCTCGCTGGTACTGCTCTTGTTGTTCTCGGTCTCTTGGCTAGATTTGAGGAGGGGTTGAGAGCTTTGATAAAAACCGATCGGATCGTAATTTCAATGGTTAATGTGTTGAAAGGAAGGTGCATGCTGAGTAAAGAAGGTGCAACTGAGATACTTTTGCGATTGTTCGACGAAAGCGAAGGTTGTTTGAGTGATGCTTCGAAGTTGCCAGAGTTTTTTGGAGTTATTGCTGATCTTTCTGTGAGAGGATCAGCAAAAGCGAGAGAGAGAGCTAGTTTGCTCATGAATAAGATCATGAATAGTGACTTTGATTCGTATTCAAATTCTGATTCAGTGTATTCACAATGGTTGTGA
- the LOC101205487 gene encoding cytochrome b-c1 complex subunit 7-2, with protein MASFMQFLVDPKKNWFARQHMKTLTKRLRNYGLRYDDLYDPYYDVDVKEALDRLPREIVDARNQRLKRAMDLSMKHQYLPDNLQAMQTPFRSYLQEMLALVKKERAEREALGALPLFQRTIP; from the exons ATGGCGTCCTTTATGCAGTTCCTCGTTGATCCAAAGAAGAATTGGTTCGCTCGTCAACACATGAAAACTCTCACCAAACGACTCCGTAATTATG GTCTTCGATATGACGATCTGTATGATCCGTACTATGATGTTGATGTGAAGGAGGCTTTGGATCGACTCCCGAGGGAGATTGTTGATGCACGCAATCAGCGTTTGAAACGGGCCATGGACCTTTCTATGAAGCATCAGTATCTTCCCGATAATCTTCAG GCCATGCAAACACCATTCAGGAGCTATCTCCAGGAAATGCTGGCACTT GTAAAGAAGGAGAGAGCAGAACGTGAAGCATTGGGAGCATTGCCCCTTTTCCAGCGCACCATTCCTTAa
- the LOC101217334 gene encoding potassium channel AKT1, whose product MSKKWKKKGLLGKSMCGAEQEREIDQITRNEGSHYSLDGSHYSLTGGILPPLGANGQSNRRLKLRRRTISPFDYNYRVWETFLIFLVLYTAWVCPFEFGFIPSPKGLLAAIDNIVNGFFAIDIVLTFFVAYLDKTTYLLVDDRKLIALRYAKSWLVLDVVSIIPSEVARAILPPSLQAYGYFNMLRLWRLRRVSSMFARLEKDKNFNYFMVRCAKLIFVCLFTAHFAACCFYLIAANYPDPKETWIALSIDDFYTASLGRRYVTAIYWSITTITTIGYGDLHPVNEQEITFTVFYLFFILGLQAYLIGNMTNLIVHGTSRTRKFRDTIQASSNFAHRNQLPVRLQEQMLAHLCLKFRTDLEGLQQQETVDALPKAIRSSIALHLFYSLVDRTYLFNGVSTDLIFQLVTEMKAEYFPPKEDIILQNEAPTDFYIIVTGAVDLITQRRGMEEIVGEAKKGDVVGEIGVLSYKPQLFTVRTSRLSQLLRLNRTTFFNLVQASVGDGAIIMNNLLKHLKEIKDPMMEEILQEAEQTLSRAKIEMPLNLYHAADSGDDLLLHQLLKRGLNPNEVDTRDGKTALHIAAAKGKEHCLALLLEYGADPNQRDFEGNVPVWQAIQGKHESIVKVLMDNGANISSGDVAQFACTAAEKNSLDMLKSIIHCGGDITLPRSNGTTALHMAVCEGNSETVKFLLDHGADIDKPDVNGWTPRGLADHQGHEKIKELFSVKQAGQTSAAVRIPQNPESKYVQKFPSESSMPPRISENSCPTPIRESFFSDRPPRRRSNNFQNSLVGFMTTNTGERDILQRASLSYSNSQSMRMTYQQRVTISCPETGDISGKLVLLPKSNQELREIGSRKYGISIAKVLTKEGAEVEDTYLIRDGDHLVLVGDAGTSQQKL is encoded by the exons atgtcgaagaagtggaagaagaagggatTATTAGGGAAATCAATGTGCGGGGCCGAGCAAGAACGAGAGATCGATCAAATAACGAGAAACGAAGGTAGTCATTACAGTCTCGACGGTAGTCATTACAGTCTCACCGGAGGAATCCTGCCGCCGCTAGGCGCCAATGGACAAAGTAATCGAAGATTAAAACTCCGTCGTCGTACAATATCGCCATTCGATTACAATTACAG AGTTTGGGAAACGTTTCTGATATTTCTTGTATTGTACACGGCGTGGGTTTGTCCGTTTGAGTTCGGGTTCATACCTTCGCCAAAGGGACTTCTTGCTGCAATCGACAATATAGTGAATGGATTTTTCGCGATTGATATAGTATTGACATTCTTTGTGGCATATTTGGATAAAACAACATACCTGCTGGTGGATGATCGGAAGCTGATAGCACTGAGATATGCGAAATCATGGTTGGTATTGGATGTAGTGTCAATTATCCCATCGGAAGTGGCTCGTGCTATTCTTCCTCCTTCGCTTCAGGCTTATGGATACTTCAATATGCTTCGTCTATGGCGTCTTCGAAGAGTCAGTTCCATGTTCGCCAG GTTAGAAAAGGACAAGAACTTcaactatttcatggttcgaTGTGCTAAGCTTATATTT gtgtgCCTGTTCACGGCTCATTTTGCCGCGTGCTGCTTCTATCTAATAGCTGCAAACTATCCAGACCCAAAAGAGACATGGATAGCCTTGTCCATAGATGACTTTTATACAGCAAGTTTGGGGAGACGTTATGTTACGGCCATTTATTGGTCAATTACCACAATCACAACCATTGGCTATGGCGATTTGCATCCCGTAAATGAACAAGAAATTACTTTTACCGTCTTTTACCTCTTCTTTATTCTCGGCTTGCAAGCTTATCTCATCGGAAATATGACTAACTTGATCGTCCATGGCACAAGTCGAACCAGGAAATTT AGGGACACCATCCAAGCATCCTCGAATTTTGCCCATAGAAATCAGCTACCTGTTCGACTTCAAGAACAGATGCTTGCTCATCTGTGTTTGAAATTCAGAACTGATTTAGAGGGATTACAACAACAAGAGACAGTTGATGCTCTTCCAAAAGCCATCAGATCTAGCATTGCCCTCCATCTCTTCTATTCACTTGTTGATAGaacttatttgtttaatgGAGTATCAACAGACTTGATCTTTCAACTG GTAACTGAAATGAAGGCAGAGTACTTCCCTCCCAAAGAAGATATCATCCTGCAGAATGAAGCACCAACAGATTTCTATATCATTGTCACTGGCGCTGTG GATCTTATTACACAAAGACGTGGAATGGAAGAG ATCGTGGGTGAAGCAAAAAAAGGAGATGTCGTCGGTGAGATAGGTGTGCTTAGTTATAAACCGCAATTGTTTACAGTCCGAACAAGCCGTTTGAGTCAATTGTTGCGTTTGAATCGCACCACGTTTTTTAACTTGGTACAAGCAAGCGTTGGGGATGGGGCAATAATAATGAACAATCTTCTTAAG CACCTGAAGGAGATAAAAGACCCCATGATGGAGGAAATTTTGCAAGAAGCAGAACAGACATTGTCTAGGGCCAAAATAGAAATGCCTCTCAATTTATACCATGCTGCCGACAGTGGTGATGATTTATTGTTGCATCAATTGCTAAAGCGGGGTTTGAATCCAAATGAAGTAGATACCAGAGACGGGAAGACTGCACTT CATATTGCAGCAGCCAAAGGAAAAGAACACTGCTTAGCTCTACTCCTAGAGTATGGAGCAGACCCGAACCAAAGAG ACTTTGAAGGAAACGTACCCGTCTGGCAAGCAATACAAGGGAAGCATGAGTCCATAGTCAAGGTTCTAATGGACAACGGTGCCAATATTTCTTCAGGCGACGTTGCTCAGTTTGCTTGCACTGCTGCAGAGAAAAACAGTCTAGATATGCTCAAATCCATCATCCATTGTGGTGGAGACATAACGCTACCAAGAAGCAATGGGACAACAGCTCTTCACATGGCAGTATGTGAAGGAAATAGTGAAACCGTAAAGTTCCTTTTAGATCACGGGGCTGACATTGATAAGCCAGATGTTAATGGATGGACTCCTCGAGGATTGGCAGATCATCAAGGCcatgaaaagataaaagaactATTCTCTGTCAAGCAAGCTGGTCAAACATCAGCTGCTGTCCGTATTCCCCAAAATCCTGAATCGAAATACGTACAGAAGTTCCCGAGCGAATCAAGCATGCCACCGCGAATTTCTGAAAACTCCTGCCCCACTCCTATTCGAGAATCGTTTTTTTCTGATAGGCCACCAAGAAGGAGGAGCAATAATTTTCAGAACTCACTAGTGGGATTCATGACAACTAACACAG GTGAAAGGGACATTCTACAACGCGCATCACTCAGTTATAGCAATAGCCAAAGCATGAGAATGACTTACCAGCAAAGAGTTACTATCAGTTGCCCTGAAACGGGAGACATTTCTGGAAAGCTAGTGCTTTTACCCAAATCCAACCAAGAACTACGTGAAATAGGTTCCAGAAAATATGGGATTTCTATAGCAAAGGTTTTAACTAAAGAAGGAGCTGAAGTTGAGGATACATACCTTATCAGAGACGGCGATCACCTCGTACTTGTTGGTGATGCAGGTACTAGTCAACAAAAATTGTAG